In Desulfomonile tiedjei DSM 6799, a genomic segment contains:
- a CDS encoding DUF169 domain-containing protein, with protein sequence MDAIKIQRFLDVLGLTEQPFAVLYTDNPPRDGISPKAGTLPSIEAEAEGRVDWQSLNANFSCVISLLWRARKKGTSAFFDREHFGCLGGAFYLGFLKPQLNGIVYYVSSGIPGQMEGEHYLESPEVTRRFFDEIDPRPAPARYCVFKPLNLLAPEDNPELIVVFARAEVISGLNQLASFVTNDFDVVRSPFGAGCSGIVTWPLTYMARREFKAVVGGWDPSDRVYMKPDELTFSMPTQMFQKMVDRWQESFLTTRTWAQVRKRIERSKKAWGEA encoded by the coding sequence CCCCCTAGGGATGGCATTTCTCCGAAAGCGGGAACGCTCCCCTCTATCGAAGCCGAAGCTGAGGGCCGCGTGGACTGGCAGTCCCTCAATGCGAATTTTTCATGTGTCATCAGTCTTCTCTGGAGAGCCAGAAAGAAGGGAACATCGGCATTTTTCGATCGAGAGCATTTCGGGTGCCTGGGCGGAGCTTTTTATCTGGGCTTCCTGAAACCTCAACTGAACGGCATTGTTTATTACGTATCCAGTGGAATTCCAGGACAAATGGAAGGCGAACATTACCTGGAATCTCCCGAGGTTACCAGAAGATTTTTTGATGAAATCGATCCGAGACCTGCTCCTGCCCGGTATTGTGTGTTCAAGCCTTTGAATCTCCTCGCACCGGAAGACAATCCCGAGTTGATTGTGGTTTTCGCTCGAGCCGAAGTGATATCGGGTCTCAATCAACTGGCCTCGTTTGTTACGAATGATTTCGATGTTGTCCGCTCCCCTTTCGGAGCAGGCTGTTCCGGTATAGTCACATGGCCTTTGACATACATGGCACGGAGAGAATTCAAGGCAGTTGTAGGTGGATGGGATCCCTCGGATCGCGTGTATATGAAACCGGACGAATTAACGTTTTCCATGCCGACACAGATGTTTCAAAAAATGGTGGACAGGTGGCAGGAATCGTTCCTGACAACAAGAACCTGGGCTCAAGTGAGAAAGAGAATTGAAAGAAGCAAGAAAGCCTGGGGTGAAGCATAG
- a CDS encoding HAD family hydrolase yields the protein MKKLILFDIDGTLMDSGGAGIAALNLALQDLTGIREGFRGIDCAGKTDIQIVLEAYAKWGVVSGDGMVRAFVDRYLHHLPEQVTMRNGGNVKKGVHDLLAALSRVSDYALGLLTGNVEKGARVKLAPHRLNDYFPLGAFGDDSADRNELLPIALRRFGRVNARPVDAKACLVIGDTPRDVECAHVHSAPCLAVATGRYSTPELVAAGADLALDDLSDTTRILDWIDGLGTTRTP from the coding sequence ATGAAGAAACTTATTCTTTTCGATATAGACGGAACGTTGATGGATTCTGGAGGCGCAGGAATTGCAGCCCTCAATTTGGCATTACAGGATTTGACAGGCATACGGGAAGGATTTCGCGGAATTGACTGCGCCGGCAAAACGGATATTCAAATAGTTCTTGAAGCATATGCCAAATGGGGGGTCGTATCCGGAGACGGCATGGTGCGGGCGTTCGTGGACCGATATCTTCACCATCTGCCGGAACAGGTGACCATGCGGAATGGCGGGAATGTCAAGAAGGGAGTGCACGATTTGCTCGCAGCGCTCAGCCGAGTCTCAGATTATGCGCTCGGCCTTTTGACCGGGAATGTGGAGAAAGGGGCACGAGTGAAACTCGCTCCCCATCGTCTGAACGACTATTTTCCTCTTGGTGCTTTCGGTGACGATAGTGCCGACAGAAATGAGCTTCTCCCCATTGCGCTACGACGATTCGGCCGAGTCAATGCTCGTCCGGTAGATGCGAAGGCGTGTCTTGTAATAGGAGATACGCCGAGAGATGTGGAATGTGCGCATGTTCACAGCGCTCCATGTCTCGCAGTTGCAACCGGAAGATATTCGACTCCGGAACTTGTTGCCGCAGGGGCCGATCTTGCCTTGGACGATCTCTCCGACACGACGCGCATACTCGACTGGATTGATGGGCTGGGGACTACCCGCACCCCCTAG
- a CDS encoding pentapeptide repeat-containing protein — protein MYTKSIDAKEARNDIISGMDYSQIMRKYNLSMKGLISLFDKMIASGAIGPAELGGKIPSIDSHLVIKNQFTDSIIFSARAATIKDLVETAITDGVDLSEAELTSANLAGLRGTRSNLSGAMLFRANFNGADLSEAILVGAELSEASLANAVLTGADLSNANLSQTDARRSNFSRARLFQTNLDNARLQKANFRNADLTESRMVGADLTDALMEGAKLDDVLRNDVECEE, from the coding sequence GTGTACACGAAGAGCATTGACGCGAAGGAAGCTCGAAACGACATAATTTCAGGAATGGACTATTCACAGATTATGCGTAAGTATAATCTCTCCATGAAAGGACTCATAAGTCTGTTCGACAAGATGATTGCTTCCGGAGCTATCGGACCGGCGGAACTGGGTGGCAAAATTCCTTCAATCGATTCTCATTTGGTCATAAAGAACCAGTTCACCGACAGCATTATCTTTTCTGCCAGGGCCGCGACCATTAAAGACTTGGTCGAGACGGCCATAACTGACGGTGTGGATCTCTCGGAGGCTGAATTGACTTCTGCAAATCTCGCCGGCTTACGCGGTACGCGAAGCAATCTATCCGGAGCAATGCTCTTCCGTGCGAACTTCAACGGAGCCGATTTGTCGGAAGCCATTTTGGTCGGAGCGGAATTGTCCGAAGCGAGCCTTGCCAATGCAGTCCTAACAGGTGCGGATCTATCAAACGCAAATCTTTCGCAAACAGATGCTCGGAGATCGAATTTTTCGCGAGCTCGTCTATTCCAGACAAACCTTGACAATGCCCGTCTTCAAAAGGCTAACTTTCGCAACGCCGACCTGACCGAATCCAGGATGGTTGGCGCAGACCTTACGGATGCCCTGATGGAAGGAGCCAAACTGGACGATGTGCTCCGCAACGATGTAGAATGTGAAGAATGA